Proteins from a genomic interval of Dermacentor variabilis isolate Ectoservices chromosome 8, ASM5094787v1, whole genome shotgun sequence:
- the LOC142590036 gene encoding small ribosomal subunit protein uS2-like isoform X1: protein MGLRYGRNNQLVRTCCHCCPPFGTMSGGTSVLALKEDDVRRFLAAKTHIGTTNLDFQMKEYCFKRRSDGIHLINIKKTWEKLLLAARAIVAIENPAEVCAISSRPYGQRAVLKFASFTGATPIAGRFTPGTFTNQIQAAFREPRLLVVCDPRADHQPVTEASYVNLPVIAFCNTDASLRYVDIAIPCNNKSQHSIGLLWWMLTREVLRMRGSILRDIPWEIMVDLFFYRDPEEAEKEEQAQQALPERGLKETVEYPTEQWGGGDITGAQPDVADWSAAADVTTFPATVTAAPVVVPPPPVVAEDWSAAAIEDWSAAPPAPASGTGAEWGAGSDTNWN from the exons ATGGGTCTTCGTTACGGCAGAAATAATCAGCTTGTACGCA CGTGTTGTCACTGCTGTCCGCCATTTGGCACAATGTCTGGAGGTACCAGTGTGCTGGCCCTCAAGGAGGACGATGTGAGGCGATTCCTGGCGGCCAAGACTCATATTGGCACAACGAACCTAGATTTCCAAATGAAGGAGTACTGCTTCAAACGACGTTCCGACG GCATACATCTAATAAACATTAAGAAGACTTGGGAGAAATTGctactggctgcccgtgccatcGTGGCCATTGAGAATCCTGCCGAGGTGTGCGCCATCTCGTCGCGTCCATATGGACAGCGGGCGGTGCTCAAGTTTGCGAGCTTCACAGGTGCCACACCTATTGCTGGCCGCTTCACACCTGGAACCTTCACTAACCAG ATCCAAGCTGCATTCCGCGAGCCGCGGCTGCTGGTCGTGTGCGACCCGCGGGCGGACCACCAGCCCGTCACGGAGGCGTCGTACGTCAACCTGCCGGTGATAGCCTTCTGCAACACGGATGCCAGCCTGCGCTACGTGGACATCGCCATCCCATGCAACAACAAGAGCCAGCACTCCATCGGACTGCTCTGGTGGATGCTGACGCGAGAGGTGCTCCGCATGCGCGGATCCATCCTGCGCGACATCCCCTGGGAGATCATGGTTGACCTGTTCTTCTACCGCGATCCCGAGGAG GCCGAGAAAGAGGAGCAGGCCCAGCAAGCTTTGCCCGAGCGGGGCCTCAAGGAGACTGTCGAGTACCCGACCGAGCAGTGGGGCGGAGGAGACATCACCGGAGCGCAGCCTGATGTCGCAGAT TGGTCTGCTGCTGCCGACGTGACAACCTTCCCAGCTACCGTGACGGCAGCGCCTGTGGTCGTGCCACCGCCACCCGTGGTAGCCGAAGACTGGTCGGCAGCTGCAATTGAAGACTGGTCCGCTGCGCCACCTGCTCCGGCTAGTGGGACTGGCGCCGAGTGGGGGGCTGGCAGTGACACCAACTGGAACTGA
- the LOC142590036 gene encoding small ribosomal subunit protein uS2-like isoform X2, whose protein sequence is MSGGTSVLALKEDDVRRFLAAKTHIGTTNLDFQMKEYCFKRRSDGIHLINIKKTWEKLLLAARAIVAIENPAEVCAISSRPYGQRAVLKFASFTGATPIAGRFTPGTFTNQIQAAFREPRLLVVCDPRADHQPVTEASYVNLPVIAFCNTDASLRYVDIAIPCNNKSQHSIGLLWWMLTREVLRMRGSILRDIPWEIMVDLFFYRDPEEAEKEEQAQQALPERGLKETVEYPTEQWGGGDITGAQPDVADWSAAADVTTFPATVTAAPVVVPPPPVVAEDWSAAAIEDWSAAPPAPASGTGAEWGAGSDTNWN, encoded by the exons ATGTCTGGAGGTACCAGTGTGCTGGCCCTCAAGGAGGACGATGTGAGGCGATTCCTGGCGGCCAAGACTCATATTGGCACAACGAACCTAGATTTCCAAATGAAGGAGTACTGCTTCAAACGACGTTCCGACG GCATACATCTAATAAACATTAAGAAGACTTGGGAGAAATTGctactggctgcccgtgccatcGTGGCCATTGAGAATCCTGCCGAGGTGTGCGCCATCTCGTCGCGTCCATATGGACAGCGGGCGGTGCTCAAGTTTGCGAGCTTCACAGGTGCCACACCTATTGCTGGCCGCTTCACACCTGGAACCTTCACTAACCAG ATCCAAGCTGCATTCCGCGAGCCGCGGCTGCTGGTCGTGTGCGACCCGCGGGCGGACCACCAGCCCGTCACGGAGGCGTCGTACGTCAACCTGCCGGTGATAGCCTTCTGCAACACGGATGCCAGCCTGCGCTACGTGGACATCGCCATCCCATGCAACAACAAGAGCCAGCACTCCATCGGACTGCTCTGGTGGATGCTGACGCGAGAGGTGCTCCGCATGCGCGGATCCATCCTGCGCGACATCCCCTGGGAGATCATGGTTGACCTGTTCTTCTACCGCGATCCCGAGGAG GCCGAGAAAGAGGAGCAGGCCCAGCAAGCTTTGCCCGAGCGGGGCCTCAAGGAGACTGTCGAGTACCCGACCGAGCAGTGGGGCGGAGGAGACATCACCGGAGCGCAGCCTGATGTCGCAGAT TGGTCTGCTGCTGCCGACGTGACAACCTTCCCAGCTACCGTGACGGCAGCGCCTGTGGTCGTGCCACCGCCACCCGTGGTAGCCGAAGACTGGTCGGCAGCTGCAATTGAAGACTGGTCCGCTGCGCCACCTGCTCCGGCTAGTGGGACTGGCGCCGAGTGGGGGGCTGGCAGTGACACCAACTGGAACTGA
- the LOC142590037 gene encoding small ribosomal subunit protein uS2-like — protein sequence MSGGSSVLALKEDDVRRMLTAKTHLGTNNLDFQMKEYCFKRRPDGIHLINLKKTWEKLLLAARAIVAIENPAEVCAISSRPYGQRAVLKFASFTGATPIAGRFTPGTFTNQIQAAFREPRLLVVCDPRADHQPVTEASYVNLPVIAFCNTDATLRYVDIAIPCNNKSQHSIGLLWWMLTREVLRMRGSILRDIPWEIMVDLFFYRDPEETEKEEQAQQVVPERAVKETAEYSTEQWGGGDVTAAPAEVTDWSAAPEVTPFAAAAPAPAAVGVPAPTEDWSAAPAVEDWSAPPAAAAPATTTTTEWGAGTDTNWT from the exons ATGTCGGGAGGCAGCAGCGTTTTGGCATTGAAGGAGGATGACGTCAGACGTATGCTGACTGCAAAAACCCACCTGGGAACTAACAACTTGGACTTCCAGATGAAGGAATACTGCTTCAAGCGCCGGCCCGATG GCATCCACCTGATCAACCTCAAGAAGACGTGGGAGAAGCTGCTGCTTGCTGCCCGCGCCATTGTGGCCATCGAGAACCCGGCTGAGGTGTGCGCCATCTCGTCGCGCCCGTACGGACAGCGGGCTGTGCTCAAGTTTGCCAGCTTCACCGGAGCAACTCCGATTGCTGGCCGCTTCACGCCCGGAACCTTCACTAACCAG ATCCAAGCTGCATTCCGCGAGCCGCGGTTGCTCGTCGTGTGCGACCCGCGGGCGGACCACCAGCCCGTCACTGAGGCATCGTACGTCAACCTGCCGGTGATCGCCTTCTGCAACACGGATGCCACCCTGCGCTACGTGGACATTGCCATCCCTTGCAACAACAAGAGCCAGCACTCCATCGGACTGCTCTGGTGGATGCTGACGCGGGAGGTGCTCCGCATGCGGGGATCCATCCTGCGCGACATCCCCTGGGAGATCATGGTTGACCTGTTCTTCTACCGTGATCCTGAAGAG ACCGAAAAGGAGGAGCAGGCCCAGCAGGTTGTACCCGAGCGGGCTGTCAAGGAGACCGCTGAGTACTCGACCGAGCAGTGGGGCGGTGGCGACGTGACTGCGGCCCCTGCCGAGGTCACCGAC TGGTCCGCGGCTCCCGAAGTGACTCCCTTCGCCGCTGCGGCGCCTGCACCCGCTGCCGTGGGTGTGCCAGCTCCGACGGAGGACTGGTCCGCTGCCCCAGCAGTTGAGGACTGGTCTGCGCCACCGGCTGCAGCAGCACCGGCCACAACCACCACTACCGAATGGGGTGCCGGGACTGACACCAACTGGACCTAA
- the Ntan1 gene encoding N-terminal amidohydrolase 1 — MPLVINGAVVDQLPPDTRTLFETYPHFKEIAAALISQVPKVIGPLGLLYIHQREFAVTVPQDKNVSVLGTDEATTCIMAIIRHTGSGAVSLAHFDGSGLEQGVASTVRRVQELSLPIPEGRFEVYLVGGFLDRRGYSESLANQLLYALHKQPVNLHLVTACVCELNNVLRGNLNWPTIYGIGVNIKSGEIFPATFPDKGPELPLRSARHFTGCHEMCDIYDCSLGMMRIGPFNYEPMRGVDLWLSQNDDFILQHLSTSPEVESPMFVMQVRAALKYIQQHPFPGVTVFPDNRPHYFRKDEGGAWIPFCY, encoded by the exons atgcCTCTCGTGATCAACGGGGCCGTGGTAGACCAGCTTCCGCCCGACACACGGACGCTGTTCGAAACATACCCGCACTTCAAG GAAATTGCGGCAGCTCTGATTTCCCAAGTACCCAAGGTCATTGGCCCACTAGGACTGCTGTACATCCACCAGCGCGAGTTTGCAGTGACTGTGCCTCAAGACA AAAATGTCAGCGTGCTTGGAACAGATGAAGCCACTACATGCATCATGGCTATCATCCGGCACACAG GTTCCGGGGCGGTGTCGCTAGCACACTTCGATGGCTCGGGCCTTGAGCAAGGGGTGGCATCCACTGTGCGAAGAGTGCAGGAGCTTTCGCTTCCCATTCCAGAAGGAAG GTTTGAGGTCTACCTTGTTGGCGGCTTCCTGGACCGTAGGGGTTACTCGGAAAGTCTGGCCAATCAGCTTCTCT atgccTTGCACAAGCAGCCTGTCAACCTCCACTTGGTGACTGCCTGTGTTTGTG AGCTGAACAATGTTCTTCGCGGGAATCTCAACTGGCCAACCATCTATGGCATCG GTGTGAACATTAAGAGCGGTGAGATATTTCCAGCCACATTCCCGGACAAAGGCCCTGAGCTTCCCCTTCGCTCGGCAAGACACTTCACTGGCTGCCATGAG ATGTGCGACATCTACGACTGCTCGTTAGGAATGATGCGCATCGGCCCCTTCAACTATGAGCCAATGCGAGGAGTCGACCTGTGGCTGTCACAGAATGACGACTTCATTCTGCAG CACCTGTCAACGTCGCCCGAGGTGGAGTCACCCATGTTTGTGATGCAAGTGCGAGCCGCCCTGAAGTACATCCAGCAGCACCCGTTCCCGGGCGTCACTGTGTTCCCCGACAATCGACCACACTACTTCCGCAAGGACGAGGGCGGCGCCTGGATCCCGTTCTGCTATTGA